ATGACCTCGTCAAGCAGGTCAACAAGCTGACGAATGAAGTGCGCAAGCTCGCGGCGGCCGGGATTCCGGCGGCGACGAAAAAAGCGGCCGTGAAAACGGCGAAACCGGCGCCGAAGAAGTTCGCGAAGCCGGCGGCCAAGACCGCGAAATCCACGTCCGTGAAACCCAAAGCCCGTACGGGCGCGAAGCGCTGACGCGCGGGAGGACTGACCCATGGAACTGCGGAACATCCAGGAGATGACCGGGGAACTGGTCTCGAAACTTCGCACCGAGTCGATCGGCGCGATCAACAAGGCCGAAAAGGAAGTGAACGTGATGGTCGGTCGCCTCGTCGAGCGCGGCAAGCTGACGCAGGCCGAGGGCCAGCGGATCTACACCGATCTGGCGAGCCGTCTGCGCATCGGTCGCGACGAACTCGAGAAGCGGCTGGAGACCGGCTCCCGCAAGGCGCTCGATCGGCTGAACATTCCGTCGAAGACCGAGGTCGATCAGCTCTCCTCGCGCATCAACAACCTCTCCCGCAAGGTCGCGACGCTCAAGAAGCAGCTCGTGT
This region of Deltaproteobacteria bacterium genomic DNA includes:
- a CDS encoding phasin family protein; the protein is MELRNIQEMTGELVSKLRTESIGAINKAEKEVNVMVGRLVERGKLTQAEGQRIYTDLASRLRIGRDELEKRLETGSRKALDRLNIPSKTEVDQLSSRINNLSRKVATLKKQLVS